The DNA region ACAACCTGCGCTCAGGCTTCCAAACACTGTACAGCTTGTGCAAATAAGCACATGCATCCAAACGCATTTTAATATATTCAGCATAAACatatgcacacacgcacacacacacacacacacacacacacacacagacacacagacacagacacatgctTGGAATACAAATAGGAAGTAGAGGTTATGACATTTCCCAAATAGCCACAATATtactgccaaaaaaaaaagtattatattttctttgtcaGCGTGTCAGGCGCAGAGGTCCAGCTGTGCGGTGGGTAGCAGGTGACTGGTCCTGATACATCTTAGGGTTGGCCGAGGAGGTAAAATGAGGAGTGGGCAATGCATCGAGAGAGGCAGAGTTTGAAGTGCCACACGTGGTACTTCAATCACATTCAGTGATTGAGCCAGTCTCTCACACTGTGCGTCATCATTCCAGCTCTGGGTTTCTATAATACACCCTGACATAGCTGTGTTCCAcagtattttctctctctctctctccctctgcaaGTCACACTGAATCCCTGTGCTTGTAGTGTCTTGTACCGAGTCTCGGCCGTGGCGGCAGCGtgtgcagaaaaacaaagccgCGTTAATTAATGTTGCTTTAACGTTAAATAAAGTGAAGGCATGTGACGAGAGAGAGGGTCTCCTGTTAGTGAATGCCAGCTACGTTTCTGAGgagtttttggtttggtttgaaAGCACACACAGCAAATACCTCTCTAAGCAAGCAAGCTTTGATTATCCCACTGGTGCAGAAAATCTATAATTCTATAtcaaatctatttttttttttactcctagaatcaccaattaacctaactagACATACAACACATCAGTATacagaaaaatgtgcttttcaCTTCACAACAGCAATTGTTCTCCTTAAATGTTCACTTAATTGAATGTTCTTTTAACATCATTGGACAGAACTATCCAGTGGCTTGTCAATCAGCTATAAACTTTCCATGTATTGAACTTCATTCAGGGTCATCACAGGGTTAATACAGGCAGACAAGCATTCACGCTTGTCACATGTCATTATACCTACAGCTAGTTTACAATGACCAATTAACAGTTAATAGACAGgagatatatatttatttactaCAGTCTGCAAGTGCCGACAAGTGCCCTCAAACCAATCTCCTGTCGGCTTTGTTAGACTCAAAGTGGTGGCTGCTTCCATATACAGTATGTACagagtttcttcttcactcactactTTTCTCTCTGTATGTTTTTTATACACCCCTCTGCATtaaatcattagttattattaaactCTGGTTCTCAtccacagtgtgtgtttttgtgctgcctCCCTCCATTCACCCTCAACGGGCCGccgcagatggctgcccctccctgagtctgcttctgctggaggttttttcctgtttaaagggagtttttcctccccactgttgccaagtgatTGCTCGTAgggggattgttggggtttttcatTTCAGTTGAGCCTTGagacaactgctgttgtgatttggcactacataaataaatctGTATTAAACTGAATTGATTTTGGATTTATCCTGGGTCACTAATATTACACTATAATGGGGTTTTGATTTGCTGTTTACCTATTTGTCAACCTAAAACCAAATGAGTGGACAAATCCTAGATTCTTATGATGTGCCATTAAGTGCTATTAATAAGTCTAAGCGTAAGCATATCAATAAGCATAATAAGAAATGTTACTTTACTACTTTGGTTTTGTTCTGAAAAGGCATATACAGGAAGCACATATAATGGTTCAATCAATACGATGAATAAAATCCTGCACATACAGAATACAGGAGCATCAGTTAATGTTTACACCAGAACAGGAGGCGAGCTGCTGTCTCAATGACTCGTTGGTGCCAGAGTGGCTGCTCTGAGTACTTCTGGGAATTTCACCAGAACATTCTCTGCAATCCACACAggtcagtggaaaaaaaaacaaatgctcCTGTGGGAGTGTGCATTGTAGAGAGAGAGGTCAGACAAGTACTTTTATTGTGAGCATCTTATAAACCAAAACCCTTCTCAACTCGAGGCAGACGGGCTACATCAGCAGAAGACCACGGCAGCTGAGAACATACATCTGAGGCTACAGATGTGCAGGCTCAGAGCAGACATCACCAGTTTGAATCCATCCGTGACCGGCCttgcgtgtgcgtgtgtcagTAGTCCAGGCTATGAGTCTGGTGGTGTAACGGTGTTGGGTGAATGCATGGTCTTAGTGGCACAGCCTATCAGAGTGGCCTCTGCATGACCATGATTAAGCCGTCTCCTAATGGGCGCTTCCAGCATGCTGACACACCAAGTCTCAAATCGAAAGTCGTCTCAAATTGATTTCATGACACGACATTGACTTCCCTGGGCTTCAGAGGCCTCCCCATTCACCAGATCTTAATCCAGTAGAACACCTTTAGGATGTTGCAGATGAGTGCAGAACAGGAGATTTGCAGCATGAATGTGCCGCTCGTGAATGTGCGGAAATAGTGTGAAATCATGTCAGCATGCACCAAACTCAGAGGAATACTTCCTTCAGTTGGTGGAACCATGTCAAAaatagctgctgctgctgcttttgagCACTAATAGCAGTGATATTTATGCATTACATGCATCTCTAAATGAAATGATCAGCATGCGTTTATTAGAGCAGAAGTAGTAACTCGTAAGCCCCTCCCAGCTTTTGGGGGGGTCTGCAGATAAATTTGGATTTctcttgttgtttgtgtgtttttgtttttgactaTGGAAATTGaaagtatctatctatctatctatctatctatctatctatctatctatctatctatctatctatctatctatctatctatctatctatctatctatctatctatctatctatctatctatctatctatctatctatcacaGTTACACCCAAGTCACACAGATGGATGGCAAGATTAAAGGAAAGTCCAAACtctaaatttattttaagtgatCACATGTAATAACGAAAGAAAACATTCCCATCTCGATAGGAGTGGTCTCTTCCCGGATAATAGGGCTTCCATCCATGAGGCACAAGGGATCAGTAAATGGTTAGACGGAATAAAATGAGGTAAATGCGCACAGGCCCTATGGAAGATTTCAAACCAGTGCATCAGACAGCACTTCCCACCACTATCCAGAACACCAGAAACATTTGTAATATCATGTGGGATATTCCGCCTGTCCAGTAGATTTCCAGAGACTTGGAATCAGTGCTTAACCAGACTGGACCTGTGCACGCAGCAATTGGTGGCCCAGCACTTCACATGGACACTAAATGCTTTTTTACCTGTTCGTATCTTGGAGTTTGTTTTGTAAAATGATAATATTAACGATAATAATGTTGAATTAAAAACCTTATTCTACTTTGAGCAAAAAACAAGCATGTGCCACTAAGTGCAGGCAGGAAGAACACAAGACTTCCCACATAACAAGCCGTGTTCTGGTGCAGGTGTCCATTCGTTTACTGGCTGCTGCTGCAAAAGCAGAGGCTGAATACACGGCGGGGAAATTAAGAGTCTAAAGCTGACTACTTTATCCAAGTGAAATGACTGGGATTTGTGACCACTGCCGCGGAGAATGCCAATCAACTGTGAAAGCTTTTGCTAACACGAGCTCGTGGCTTGACCAATTACAGTGAAATTTAATGGGTTTAGCGTCAGTGTCCGTGTTTTGGCCACAACAGCGGAGGAAACAGGTCCTCCAGGGGCGAAAAAAGTTTGAAACCAATTAAATGAGGGAATTatccttcttcctcctctttcctctctccctgatGTAATGTCTCCTTGCAGACTTTGACcagtaagattaaaaaaaaagagttccCAGAAGCTTCTCAAGtcagaaaaaagcagaaatagaaaCGGCAAAAGCACAGTGGGAGATAAAATGCaaaagagaagacaaaagtGAGGCTAGTATGAGAATTAAACCAGGCGAGATGGAGATGGAAGAGCGTGATTTTTTCTAAAGATAAAGGCTGGCTGTTGTCCTGTCCACTTGTTCTATTTATTCACACCAATCTGTGGGAGATAGTCTAAGTAAtgataaaagacaaaatgtaaatactctgaaagacaaacacacatccCAGGTACGATGTGATTAGAAAGTGAAATGGCACTGGcctcccccctccctcctccacctAAATGCACCATGCAGTACAGAAACCaattcttttcctcttttactGGCAAGGGATGTGACACAGAGGGATGGGGGGGGATTTTCCCCCAGAAATTTGTTCTTGGCAAGGTGGAAAGGTCTGTGAAACAGCATTTAGAGCATGGAAGACTGCAATTCTCCACTGAAAACAATACTAATGAACTTCTCTGAAGCAGCATTTAAACCATGTCAGAGTAAAACTTTGCTCTGTGAGAAACTTCAGTGAAACCTTTCAGAGCGGTATTTTAGACCAACGTCACGCTACaaatttctcttctcttctcttctcttctcttctcttctcttctcttctcttctcttcctgcAGGCTCATCACTGTACAAAGTGAACAGCAGGAGCCCCGGTGGCAGCAGCCCCCTCGTATCAGGGCCTGGGCATCACTATAGTGTGGCATCTATCCGCAGCTAGCAGAAGGGGAGATTACTCAGTGCTCACATCAAAGGAGGTTTGTCTAACTTGGGTCTGGCGTTGTGCTGGTAGAGCAAGTCCTTGGAGCAGCCATGCCGTTCTTATCTCTCCCCCACAgactctttctgcttttctgcagCAACACAACTGGCTCCCGGTAACACTGACGCATGAATGCATGGCTCTGCGTGGTCAAAATGTGCACACAGACAAATACCAGTTCACATTCTCTCGTAtgaaagcacacatacacaaaggGCGCACACGGCATGGaagcagctctctctctctctctctctcttttccctgATATTAGTAGAATTTGTTCTGCTGAgcgagtctctctctctctctctccctccctcctcctgctccttgtTGAGAGCTGAACCTGGTTCAGTGAATATTTGAAATGGATTAAATGATTATCCCTGGACAGATGCTTGCAAAAAAGAACCCTCTGCGGTGGAATATCATGTTAAATATTTTAACCACTCCAGGTGTACTTTCAACCCGAAAGCACCAGCAAAGGGTATAATCGCTGAAACGTATAAACAAACTGGCTTATGGCATTTTACACACTAAACTCAGATGATCTTAATTTCTGGATGAAAGGCAACTAGAAAAATCAACAGTTTGAAAAATGGACTTGAGAGTGTTCTCATACCACCAGCACGTAGCTTAACACAAAGGGCATTGCCATGTCATACCAGCAGGTCCTTCCTTAAGAGATTCACCTATATAGCTTTTATGTAAGGTATAGACTGCATATAAATGATGGATACAGCGACCACGGCATCACCCACCGGTTTGTAATCTCCTGTTTTGAGACCTCGTGGCATCCACGGACTGTGCAGGTGTGAGTGAGCACCCCCCCCTCCCGTCAGTCAAAGTGGCCGTACCGCATTACCGCATTACTTAACTGTAAGTGAAGGTGGATGACTTTAAATACTTGGAGTCAACCACCCAAAGCAGGAGAGTGCACAGGagaagtgaagaagagagtggaGGCAGGGTGGAGCGGGCGGAAACGGGTGTCAGGGGTattttgtgacagaaggattgCAGGGAGAGGgaagtgaaagggaaggtttataACCTGCTATGATGGATGGGTTGGAGAGGGTGGCACTAACTGAAAAGACAGGAGGCCAGACTGGAGGTGGCAAGGTGGAAGATGATAAGATTTTTGTTGGGAGCGACCAGAagggacaggattagaaatgagaacatcagagggacagctcaggttgagtggTTTGGAGGTAAAGTCAGAAAGGTGAGGCTGGGatagtttggacatgtgcagagggggatagtggatataatggacaaaggatgatgaatatggaggaaaagaggaagaccacagaggagtTTCACACatgcagtgaaggaggacatgcagaggtttGGTGTGACAGAAAAGGATCCAACGAGTAGAGTGAGATGGAAGACAGGAGATCCATTGTGGCAAATGCTAAAGGGAGGAAGCAATGTGTCAGTTGTAAAAGTTGGGGAAATTATCTACAGAGAACCAaagggtttatttatttatttatttatttaggcaaaaggctgtaaacatgtgtaTTCCAGATGAAAGGTTGGGCATTTTGACCTGAGTGATTCGGGTTTGGAGCCGACCTCGAGTAGCCATTTGAGGACCTGCTTTTGCCATTTATGTCTTGACATCATTTTTAACCCCTGAGGTCACCACCTGGTCAAATCCACAGCTAGACTGTTTTTCCTTGTTGCTGccctttatgctaagctaacagCATCTTAGCTTTACTTAGATTTACAGCCTTGCCAGAGGGCAAATGTGAGTATTTCCCAGTTGTATAAAACTAATGCTTTAGAATTCTTTATTCATCAGTGTATTCAAAAAAAGCTTTGCTTTGTAAAATCTATGATTAATTAAATGcaagcatatgtgtgtgtgagagagagagagaaccaaGAGAGAATGAGATAGGCCACGCACGTGTGCTCTCCCGTATGCCAGTCTGTACTGAGCTGCAGTTACAGACATTAGTCATCGATGTTGTCATGAACAATGGAAGCAGCCGTACTTCTTCCAAAAAATGTGAATCCCCCCCCAACCACCACCCTTctacacacaaacgcacactcTCTACGAGGGCCTTACCTTCTGTTTATTACTTAAAAAGGAACATTATGTATtcccatttatttaaaaaagaaaatctgattTCTTTTGTAAACATGACACTAGTTTATAAAATCTAAAACAATTAGGCTATGGTTACTTATTTACCACAACAAAGTAAGTTGAGCAGGATTAAGGGCAGCTGGGTTCCTCAGAAAAAAAACGAAGATAGGAAAACACAAATATCAGAGTTATGAGGCTCTAAGACAACATCAACATCAAATGCTGAAAGTAATTAACTTGATATCAGTGAATCATTAACCCAGTTCTGCCTGGTGGACCAATAGATTTCTCAACCCGCATCTTACCAGATCCACAGTGACCCCTACTGGTGAGATAATAATATTACAGTCCAACTCAGTGACCCAGTCTTGAAGGCATTGCACGCTCTCTTTGGTGTTCATTGTCATTTAATGAGGTATCTATTGCACTAATTTAGTTTGCATGACATACACCTCTTGCACAGTATGGAAACAACTCCTgcagaaacaataaaataacccCCAGTCTTAATATTGGAGCCACAGGAATAAGTATAATGAATGGCCGTTTTGGCATACGTTCTATTTGCCTTTGACGACTGCGTGTTCCAGGGGTTAAATAAATACCAGGAACATCCATTCACAAATATCAGCTCTCTGCCGTCAAATAAACTTTGTCCTTGGCTTCATTTCAGCTGCGCCGTCCTGTTTTGATTCCAAAAGTCAATGCCTCGACTGAAGGCAAACACAAGGGAACAAACTTCACTATAAAGCGGCCCTGTCTTCTGGCTCCTGTCTAAAACCACCTGCCATCATGGACAAATTACTACATCTAATATCACTATCCATTCACATcctatgtgtgtgtggagagggtGTTGTACTAATGCCAGTTGAACTTGCTCCCATCCCCTGTAACGACAAAGCGGTGGAGAAGCTGTCCCGCCTGGCCGTCACTTACATCAATGAGGATCGCAGCGAAGGCTACAAGTTTGCCCTGAACCGCATCTCAAATGTCCATCTGCACGCTCAGGTCAGTACAAAGACCAGAGGAGGCTGTAAAACACGTTTGTTCATCCTAGACCAGGGTGGGAAGTGTTTATATGTTTTAGCCGTGACCAGATTCATGTCAGGGGAAGCCCATTTGATaagatttaaaacaacaaaaatcagaAATGACCCTTTTCCAGGACTCGCTGTGGCTTCTAGATTCTCCAATTGAGGACCCACTGAGTTAAATGAAAGctgtgaaaaacagcagcagtttcATTAGGGAGCAGCAACTTAAGTactaaaaacaacaagaaacacTTTTTGGTTCGAATGGCCGCCATCAGTGCATGtcgcttttaataaatgtaGCATTAAGATCAAAGTACATAATTTTATATCATAAAACGGGAAGCCATTCCTTTTTCACGCCTCATGAAAAAAGGCCTCTAGGATTGAAGCGAGTGTTAATAAAGTCCAGGTCATTTCAGTCCAGCACTGCTGGGACAAACCTTGCACAACAGACTTTATGAACTTCATGCTGTCAGCTGCTGAAGGCTATAGTGGCCCGACTGTGGGATAGATCAGGTTTTAAGAGGCTCAGATCAACTTCATGACCTAAAAAGGCTGCTATTACTGTGGCGCAAAGTGTTGACAAATCATTATTGTACAAAGTGTTGTGTGGAATTACACAGAGCACCTCCTAAATGGTCCCTTATTGATATACTTAACAGAACAAATGATGCTACTTGGCAGGAAGACTTCTCATAAATTTGAGCCTCATAGCTTtgttaacctcctaagacccgaactcttccacgacatgcatttttaatttctctttgatatttgggcatattgcagcccgatgaatgtaaaaacaaagaatatccagatttttttttttaaccttatttttgtttttaagaaaaatgagagccacaaatgaggatattcatttaaaattttgatagaacagtagcagtataatgtcctcgtaagtggatatcaggcccatgtagagcaaaattgagtattttggtcaaaataaccaaaaatgtgatgtccacatatgtggacggcaggtcctaggaggttaatgccTGCTCTCCCTTATCGCATGTGTTTATACTCTGAATTACAGGGCCCGGCAGGCAACGTGTATTACCTCGACCTGGAAGTCCTGGAGACCAAGTGTCACACAGGCAGCAAGAAACCATGGAAACGTTGTGACGTAAGGCCATTCATGGAAACGGTAGGATGCCCACACGTATACAAACAAGAGCACGTGTCCGCACGTGTAGGAGGCCCCTATATGCCTGAAGGCACTGTTTATAAGATATGTCCCACACTGTAACTGGACAATGGAAGAAAGTCACACTTAAACCATATACATGAAACTTTGGACATGAAGCTATTTTTGAGTTTTTGGAAGTGTCAGGCCGTTCTTTCAGAAGTCACAGTCACTTTACCCATTTCCATTGGCAGATCTATTTTATTACTGTGACTTTTTTCAAAGCATAAATGTATTACTCTTCAGTAACTGGGCATTTGGAGGAAATCTTTCCCACAAAATGGAAAATATATTCTGTTAAAATAGATATTTGTGGTTTACATATTTTACTTATGAAACTTCCATTATAAAAAACTTCCTATTGATTTAATCATGAAAGCAGCTCCTTTGACAAAAGGATGAAAGGAACCATTGGCATGACAATCAtgggccactttattaggtacatctgtTCAAGTGCTCGTTAATGATTGTTGGTTTACTAATGGATTGTTGATAGCAGACAGGCTGGACTGGGCTcatcagaaactgctgatctactgggattttcccacacaatcaTCTCTAGGGCTTAAAGAAACAACAACCAGTGAGTGGTGAAAATGCATTGCTGgcatcagaggtcagaggagaagaGCCAGACAGCTTTGAAATGATAGCAAGGGAACAACCAAGATGTGCAGAAAAGCATCTCTTACTGCACAACACAAACCTctaagcagatgggctacagcagcagaagaccacactgggtgccctACTCATGTCAGATAAggcagaagactggaaaaacctGAACTTCCCTTAAGAGTCTGGATTTCTGCTATGACATTTGGATGTTAGGGTCAGAATGTGGTGTAAATGACATGAATGTATGGATCCATCCTCATCTTATATCAGCGGAAGTGGTGGAAGTGGTGTAATGCTGTGGGGGATCATTTCTTGGCACATTTTGGACAATTAATAGTaccaaataaatatttaaacatcacAGTCTACCTGATTATTGTTGCTGAAAGTGTCCACAGTGTAACCATCTTCTAATAGCTGCTACCATCAGGATAAAGCATCATGTCACAAAGGTCGGATCATCtcaaactctttttttaaacatgataGAGAGTTTACTGtgctcaaatggcctccacagtcaccacatctcaatccaatagagcgcctttgggatgtggtggaacagcagATTCACATCATGAGTGTACAGcggacaaatctgcagcaactgtgtgattcTGTCACGTAGCATGGACCAAAATGTCTGAGGAATATTTCCAGcaaccttgttgaatctgtgctatTAAGAATTAAGAcagctctgaaggcaaaaagagGTCCAAACCAGTACTAGCAGCAtagtgtacctaacaaagtggctggtgaATGTCGGTCCTCTAAAACTTACAAACACAACCTTTTTTTTACGGCAATGGGAAATTCAAAtgagtttatttcttttccatatagGTGAGTGACTTATAAGCCAAAAACAGCCCTTTGAAGAAGTAACACAAGCCAAAACACTCACACTCGTCTCACTGATGGAAGAGTACATTCAAAGTTTTTTCTTCTTGCATCTGTTTGAACACATTGTGCCAAGTCTTTGTAGTAAAGTGGTTGATATTGGGCCAATCAGGAATTTTGtctattttatcttttttatttatttttttaagcaaatctcTGGCAACTGCAACACCACCATCCTGCACACACCAGAGGGCTACTCCTACTTATACAGCTACGACTGTGCTCTCGTGCCAGGTAACGTTAGCAGGTTCCTATCCCCTAACCACTAACTGCTCACATACACAGAAGGTCGCATGCATACATTGCTGTGCAACATGAGTCATAACATAACGTCTATTATTAGATACCCACTGTTTATCGATGTCTTTAAATAATGTGTAGCATCAGAGATCATGCAGCCGGCATGTGCTGCTTTGGATACCACATCAAGCTGGAAATTTAAGGTAAAGAAAATATCgaattaaaacaaagaaattgtAAATATCCAGTAAGGAAAAATTCTCATAAGAAagaacagcaaagacctgaggAGAGAAAAGTATCGACGTTTCATTGTGAGTATCTCAATTTGTTACGTGCAGGTGTAACTAATAACATTAATGATGGCCCAGTCTAATGGAGCCGAGTCCTAATTAATTATCAATTAGTCACGCTAGTGAATTTCCCACTATGACAAATCAAAAGGTCGAGCGTGAAAATTATGATTTCGCCCCAATCTCAATCGATTTCCCTTCTCTCTCACTGCCACACCCCCTCCCCACTGACTTTTAAAACCTTTTCTCAGGATAAATTTTTAGCGTTTGTTTTGGTGCTACTTTGGAGACATCAACAAAAGCAGGTTACACCTCACTGTCATGAAAAGAGATTTAGTCGTCTGATTTAAGTGCATTTGGAGAGCGAAAAGTTGTGTATCCGTTCAAATGACatgactttttttccttttctgcttTCACTGATTTAGTGCCACTGCTTTATCCAGTCTCTATCATCTGTTTGTTGATGTAATTTAATACAGACGTTTACTTATTCATTCTTATTCAGTTCTCTGGTTTCTGCAGATTCTCCAGAGAAACTCCAGCAGATCTGCCCAACATGCCCCCTCCTGCTCTCCGTAGACAGCCCCGAGGCCATGACTGCTGCTCGGGTCACTCTGGTATCCTATAAAAGGACGTCCACTCTGGCCGCAGGGCTCGGGGTGAAAAAAATCACCAGAGCTGCTGCACAGGTATCGCTAGATGTACTGTTATTAACTTTGATGGGGGGAAAGAAAGCTGCGGGGCTAATTTGATTGCTTGACAGTGCGTCAAACGTTATGTTTATGGGGGGAAATCACACTTAAGGAAATTCTCTGGGTGTACATATGCAGAAGGTACAGTGCACCTTTGAGCTTCTGTGTTCCAGATAAGAACCATTATTGCACAAGCATCAACATCACGCAACAGTTATAGACGAGTCTGGCAAGGTTGCAAAGGATCACTGAAGGCACTTTCCTCCATGGCCCAGCTTTTGTTTGGGGAGCAAATTAGAAAAACTGAATAGTTTGCTTGGGGACCAAAGCTAAGTACACTACTTTTGCATATGATAGTCCAGCTTCAGGATGGAAAAACCAACATGATACCTGCCATGTCTATTTGTGCCtgtgcttgtgtttgtttttgcagtttgctCCTCTCTTCccatattatttttatatttcagtctGTGCCAGTAAAAGCCACCTTTGTGGAATACACAGTGCAAGAATGTCCCGAGGGAGTGACAGAAAGAGGCA from Pelmatolapia mariae isolate MD_Pm_ZW linkage group LG17, Pm_UMD_F_2, whole genome shotgun sequence includes:
- the si:ch211-262h13.5 gene encoding fetuin-B, yielding MDKLLHLISLSIHILCVCGEGVVLMPVELAPIPCNDKAVEKLSRLAVTYINEDRSEGYKFALNRISNVHLHAQGPAGNVYYLDLEVLETKCHTGSKKPWKRCDVRPFMETQISGNCNTTILHTPEGYSYLYSYDCALVPDSPEKLQQICPTCPLLLSVDSPEAMTAARVTLVSYKRTSTLAAGLGVKKITRAAAQSVPVKATFVEYTVQECPEGVTERGTCQRLTLDSDTETAGFCTGSVHGDMNTDPDVQTSCEMFKVQNVDVLRPVQPQGHDLPENPAIPTFPPVIGGPGNDPQPVPSDPPFPTAVHPVPVDPSVAVNPAVPLSSSSSESAEGLLTEASDSSSEEIGGPVALRPPFNFRYQRRDREKRQALNNTSPSHHPVFLSDFPSGPSPFRSCPGPARYTTV